The following are encoded together in the Bradyrhizobium sp. CCGUVB1N3 genome:
- a CDS encoding carbohydrate ABC transporter permease — protein MADVVVEHGRVAGTASARKRTGLHNALRRKSTVAFFLTLPLILLIALLVLYPALYSVHLATLNKSMQRFVGFGNFTFLFKRETFWMVVKQSCIFAITAVIFKALIGFIVAHFVHNIPAKGQRKWRGMLLVPWVIPPAMSTLAWLWLFDPSYSAFNYTLSLFGIGPIPWLGDAAWARFSVILVNVWYGAPFFMIMYLAALKSVPEQLYEAAAIDGANWWQRIWYVTLPMMRNIIAITTLFSLIVTFANFDIVRILTSGGPLDQTQIFATYAFRVGIESSDIPLGASVSLFMVPILAVAAIFILRDVSKRGNES, from the coding sequence ATGGCCGATGTCGTCGTTGAGCACGGTCGCGTTGCCGGCACCGCGAGCGCACGCAAACGGACGGGTCTGCACAATGCATTGAGGCGGAAATCGACCGTTGCATTCTTCCTGACGCTGCCGTTGATCCTCCTGATCGCACTGCTCGTGCTCTATCCTGCTCTGTACTCGGTCCACCTCGCGACGCTGAACAAGTCGATGCAGAGGTTTGTCGGCTTCGGCAACTTCACCTTCCTGTTCAAGCGCGAAACGTTCTGGATGGTGGTCAAGCAGTCCTGCATCTTCGCGATCACCGCGGTGATCTTCAAGGCGCTGATCGGCTTCATCGTCGCGCATTTCGTGCACAACATTCCGGCCAAGGGCCAGCGCAAATGGCGCGGCATGCTACTGGTGCCGTGGGTGATCCCGCCGGCGATGAGCACGCTGGCCTGGCTCTGGCTGTTCGATCCCTCCTACAGCGCGTTCAACTACACGCTCTCATTGTTCGGCATCGGCCCGATTCCCTGGCTCGGCGATGCCGCGTGGGCGCGCTTCTCCGTCATCCTGGTCAACGTCTGGTACGGCGCGCCGTTCTTCATGATCATGTATCTGGCAGCGCTGAAATCGGTGCCGGAGCAGCTCTACGAGGCCGCCGCGATCGACGGCGCCAATTGGTGGCAGCGGATCTGGTACGTGACGCTGCCGATGATGCGCAACATCATCGCGATCACGACGCTGTTCTCGCTGATCGTCACCTTCGCCAATTTCGACATCGTCCGCATCCTGACCTCGGGCGGGCCGCTCGACCAGACCCAGATCTTTGCCACCTACGCGTTCCGGGTTGGAATCGAGAGCAGCGACATTCCGCTCGGTGCCAGCGTCTCGCTGTTCATGGTCCCCATCCTCGCCGTCGCCGCGATCTTTATCCTGCGCGACGTCTCCAAACGCGGGAACGAGTCCTGA
- a CDS encoding response regulator produces the protein MTTGALSVFLVEDEALIRMMIADMVEELGHHVVAEADNVQDASAFAMTAQYDLAILDINLMGLYVDPVADLIERRGKPFLFATGHGPELLPSLLRRRPILRKPISVDQLKAMIDSLFPGSPAASKSGSA, from the coding sequence ATGACGACGGGCGCACTCTCCGTTTTCCTGGTCGAAGACGAGGCGTTGATCCGGATGATGATTGCCGACATGGTGGAGGAGCTTGGCCACCATGTTGTCGCTGAGGCCGACAATGTTCAGGACGCAAGCGCCTTCGCGATGACGGCGCAATACGATCTGGCCATTCTCGACATCAATCTCATGGGGCTTTACGTCGATCCCGTCGCAGACCTGATCGAGCGCCGCGGCAAGCCGTTTCTGTTCGCCACAGGTCACGGGCCGGAGCTGCTGCCGTCCCTGCTTCGGCGCAGGCCGATCCTGCGCAAGCCGATTTCGGTCGACCAACTCAAGGCGATGATCGACTCTCTTTTTCCCGGCTCGCCGGCCGCCTCGAAAAGCGGATCGGCCTGA
- a CDS encoding alpha/beta fold hydrolase: protein MAQATKKPPTPTGSGPGPDDPLLWPFAAAKVAMDAAFWWLERSSPEPRETELPWTTPSKVALELATMRLRDSTTKRTGPAALVCAPYALHRALIADFAPGHSVVESLHKGGVDRVYLTDWRSASSEMRYLSIDSYLGDLNVAIDEIGAPVDLIGLCQGGWLSLLYAARFPDKVRRLVLVGAPVDLAIESALSRLARNAPELVYDQLVARGGGNVSGEEMLRFWSRSLSPEDIAVALQRSLADEGGAELLERFNRWNEETLNLPGSYYLQIVNWIFRENRIAAGDFVALGRRIDLKDVRAPIFLLAGLDDEVVPATQALATADLVGTPPVFIAAASEPSDHLGLFMGARTHAHAWPRITEWLRSDLGGGVLARRA from the coding sequence ATGGCGCAAGCGACCAAGAAACCGCCGACGCCTACAGGATCCGGGCCGGGCCCGGATGATCCGCTGCTGTGGCCGTTTGCAGCAGCTAAAGTCGCCATGGATGCCGCGTTCTGGTGGCTGGAGCGCAGCTCGCCCGAACCGCGCGAGACGGAGCTGCCCTGGACCACGCCCAGCAAGGTCGCGCTGGAGCTCGCGACCATGCGCCTGCGCGACTCTACGACAAAGCGCACCGGCCCTGCGGCGCTGGTCTGCGCGCCCTATGCCCTGCACCGCGCGCTGATCGCCGATTTTGCGCCCGGTCACAGCGTCGTGGAGTCTCTGCATAAGGGCGGGGTCGATCGGGTCTATCTCACGGACTGGCGCTCGGCGTCATCAGAGATGCGCTATCTCTCGATCGACAGCTATCTCGGCGACCTCAACGTTGCGATCGACGAGATTGGTGCGCCGGTCGACCTCATCGGCCTGTGTCAGGGCGGCTGGCTGTCGCTGCTCTACGCCGCGCGCTTCCCGGACAAGGTGCGCCGCCTGGTGCTGGTCGGCGCGCCCGTTGATCTCGCGATCGAGTCCGCATTGTCGCGGCTCGCGCGCAATGCGCCGGAGCTGGTCTACGACCAGCTCGTGGCGCGCGGCGGCGGCAATGTCAGCGGCGAGGAGATGCTGCGCTTCTGGTCGAGGTCGCTAAGTCCTGAAGATATCGCGGTCGCGTTGCAGAGGAGCCTGGCGGACGAGGGCGGTGCTGAGCTCCTCGAACGCTTCAACCGCTGGAACGAGGAGACGCTCAATCTGCCGGGCAGCTATTATCTCCAGATCGTCAACTGGATCTTCCGCGAGAACCGGATCGCGGCGGGAGACTTCGTCGCGCTCGGCAGACGAATCGATTTGAAGGATGTGAGAGCGCCCATCTTCCTGCTCGCCGGGCTCGACGACGAGGTCGTGCCGGCAACGCAGGCGCTGGCGACGGCTGATCTCGTGGGCACGCCCCCGGTGTTCATCGCGGCGGCATCGGAGCCGTCGGATCATCTCGGGCTGTTCATGGGCGCGCGGACCCATGCTCATGCCTGGCCGCGCATCACCGAATGGCTGCGTTCCGATCTCGGCGGCGGCGTTCTCGCGCGCAGGGCCTGA
- the pncA gene encoding bifunctional nicotinamidase/pyrazinamidase — MKISDRDVLLVIDVQNDFCTGGALAVPGGEKVVPAINRIAQKFANVVLTQDWHPADHISFASNHPNKRPFEAIDLDYGPQVLWPTHCVQGTAGAEFHRDLDVRRPSLVVRKGFRRGIDSYSALFENDHKTPTGLLGYLRERELKTVFVAGLALDFCVRFSAEDARKTGLEVAVIEDACRGIDLDGSVAATHNSFSRLLKKSSSDAR, encoded by the coding sequence ATGAAGATATCCGACCGGGACGTCCTGCTCGTAATCGACGTCCAGAACGACTTTTGCACCGGCGGGGCTCTGGCCGTTCCGGGTGGCGAGAAGGTGGTGCCCGCCATCAATCGTATCGCCCAAAAATTCGCCAATGTCGTGCTGACACAGGACTGGCACCCCGCCGATCACATCTCCTTCGCCTCCAACCACCCCAACAAGCGGCCGTTCGAGGCCATCGATCTCGACTACGGTCCGCAGGTGCTGTGGCCGACCCATTGCGTGCAGGGCACCGCCGGCGCCGAATTCCATCGGGACCTCGACGTCCGCCGGCCAAGCCTCGTGGTCCGCAAGGGTTTTCGCCGCGGCATCGATTCCTATTCGGCGCTGTTCGAGAACGACCACAAGACCCCGACCGGGCTGCTCGGCTATTTGCGCGAGCGCGAGCTGAAGACGGTGTTCGTCGCGGGCCTGGCGCTGGATTTCTGCGTCCGCTTTTCGGCGGAGGATGCCCGCAAGACAGGCCTTGAGGTCGCGGTGATCGAGGATGCCTGCCGCGGCATCGATCTCGACGGCTCGGTTGCCGCCACCCATAACAGCTTTAGCAGGCTGTTGAAGAAGTCTTCGAGCGACGCGCGATAA
- a CDS encoding ABC transporter substrate-binding protein, whose product MSRKKFTRRQFVAATAMSSAALITAPYVRGAYAAGKLSIGFWDHWVPGAIDTSRALVNEWAAKEKVEVSIDYITSNNKKIELTVAAEAQAKSGHDILQMYTWWPHAYAEQLEPVNEVVEAAIKQNGEVNGTVKYLGQAAGKWLAVPATPGSQIKGPCSRIDLMKKHAGIDVQELYPVGAPPKADNWNMDTFLKAAEACQKAGFAFGIGLGETTDSVDTAGAIFQSFGAELVNSKGDITAKTDQVRQALEYYKKLIAFLPPDAPSWDDASNNKWLISGRGALIMNPPSAWAVAKRDAPQVAEQCWTHGFPAGPKGRFAPFLPYFWGLWNFSKNKEAAKSLLTHLSQTSSIEKFVAASGGYDLPAYANMTTLKTWAEEGPPKGTLYHYPNPYNHQTLSIAAAPAPPKIAQQIYAQATLTKMALRFAQGEKLENTLAWAEGECEGFMRS is encoded by the coding sequence ATGTCACGCAAGAAGTTCACGCGGCGACAATTTGTGGCCGCAACTGCCATGTCCTCCGCAGCCCTGATCACCGCGCCCTATGTGCGCGGCGCCTACGCCGCCGGCAAGCTCTCGATCGGCTTCTGGGACCACTGGGTGCCCGGCGCCATCGACACCTCCAGGGCTCTCGTCAACGAGTGGGCCGCGAAGGAAAAGGTCGAGGTTTCCATCGACTACATCACCAGCAACAACAAGAAGATCGAGCTGACCGTTGCCGCCGAAGCGCAGGCCAAATCCGGTCATGACATTCTTCAGATGTACACTTGGTGGCCGCATGCTTATGCCGAGCAGCTCGAACCGGTGAATGAAGTTGTCGAGGCCGCGATCAAGCAGAACGGCGAGGTGAACGGCACCGTCAAATATCTCGGCCAGGCCGCCGGCAAATGGCTTGCCGTCCCTGCAACTCCGGGAAGCCAGATCAAGGGGCCCTGCTCCCGCATCGATCTGATGAAGAAGCACGCGGGCATCGACGTTCAGGAGCTGTACCCAGTGGGCGCGCCGCCGAAGGCCGACAATTGGAATATGGACACCTTCCTGAAGGCGGCGGAGGCCTGCCAGAAGGCGGGATTCGCGTTCGGCATCGGTCTTGGCGAGACCACCGACAGCGTCGATACGGCCGGCGCCATCTTCCAGTCATTCGGCGCCGAGCTCGTCAACTCCAAGGGCGACATCACGGCGAAGACCGATCAGGTTCGCCAGGCGCTCGAATACTACAAGAAGCTGATCGCCTTCCTGCCGCCGGACGCACCGTCCTGGGACGATGCCTCGAACAACAAATGGCTGATCTCGGGGCGCGGCGCCCTCATCATGAATCCGCCGAGCGCCTGGGCGGTTGCCAAGCGCGACGCGCCACAGGTCGCCGAGCAATGCTGGACCCACGGCTTCCCGGCGGGTCCCAAGGGCCGCTTTGCACCGTTCCTGCCCTATTTCTGGGGCCTCTGGAACTTCTCCAAGAACAAGGAAGCTGCCAAGAGCCTGCTCACCCATCTGTCGCAGACGTCTTCAATCGAGAAATTCGTCGCGGCGAGCGGTGGCTACGATCTGCCGGCCTACGCCAACATGACGACGCTGAAGACCTGGGCCGAGGAAGGGCCGCCGAAGGGCACGCTCTATCATTATCCCAATCCCTACAATCACCAGACGCTGTCGATCGCGGCCGCTCCTGCGCCACCGAAGATCGCCCAGCAGATCTATGCGCAGGCAACCCTGACCAAGATGGCGCTGCGCTTTGCGCAAGGGGAGAAGCTCGAGAACACGCTCGCCTGGGCCGAGGGCGAGTGCGAGGGCTTCATGCGAAGTTGA
- the glk gene encoding glucokinase, whose translation MTSRTTRGCALLADIGGTNSRFALMEEDGRIGPVTYARVADFPTVRAAMADFLARQAKGAGVGTAVLAVAGPVVNNRCVMTNSPWIIDGTELREGFGLDAVHVLNDFEVLAWALPALQPADLFRLDTQTGAAGEPLLVLGPGTGFGVSCLVERHGARVAVITEAGHATLPAETEREERVIAAMRRRMGHVEIELGALSGAGLQNLYEAVAEVDGVKAPQRDAAAITTAALDGSCDLSRMVLEMFCAILGSVAGNLAVTFGARGGVYIAGGIVPRFPKFLAASAFRERFEAKGRFRDYLHPIPTAIIVKPDASFAGLKAFCDHSTA comes from the coding sequence ATGACCAGTCGGACGACAAGAGGTTGCGCATTGCTCGCCGACATCGGCGGCACCAATTCGCGGTTCGCGCTGATGGAGGAGGACGGCCGGATCGGGCCGGTCACCTATGCGCGGGTCGCCGACTTCCCCACCGTCCGCGCCGCCATGGCCGACTTCCTCGCCCGCCAGGCCAAGGGCGCAGGCGTCGGCACCGCCGTGCTCGCCGTCGCGGGTCCCGTCGTGAACAACCGCTGCGTCATGACCAACAGTCCCTGGATCATCGATGGGACGGAGCTCCGCGAGGGCTTTGGCCTCGACGCCGTTCACGTGCTCAACGATTTCGAGGTGCTGGCCTGGGCGCTGCCGGCCTTGCAACCTGCCGACCTGTTCCGGCTCGATACCCAGACTGGCGCGGCCGGCGAGCCGCTGCTGGTGCTCGGACCCGGCACGGGCTTTGGCGTCTCCTGCCTCGTTGAGCGTCACGGTGCCCGGGTGGCCGTGATCACTGAAGCGGGTCACGCGACCTTGCCCGCGGAGACGGAACGCGAAGAGCGTGTCATCGCCGCGATGCGACGGCGCATGGGCCATGTTGAGATCGAACTGGGCGCGCTGTCCGGTGCGGGGCTGCAAAACCTCTACGAGGCGGTCGCCGAGGTCGATGGTGTGAAGGCCCCACAACGCGATGCGGCGGCCATCACCACGGCCGCCCTCGACGGCAGCTGCGACCTGAGCCGCATGGTCCTCGAGATGTTTTGCGCCATCCTCGGCTCAGTCGCCGGCAATCTGGCGGTGACCTTCGGTGCCCGAGGCGGCGTCTACATCGCCGGCGGCATCGTCCCGCGTTTCCCGAAATTTCTGGCCGCCTCCGCGTTCCGCGAGCGTTTTGAAGCCAAGGGGCGTTTCCGGGACTACCTGCACCCCATTCCGACCGCCATCATCGTCAAGCCCGACGCGAGCTTTGCAGGCCTGAAGGCCTTTTGCGATCACAGCACGGCGTGA
- a CDS encoding PilZ domain-containing protein, with amino-acid sequence MDDKRKYPRIDIEELAYVSAGGSVMSCVVRNISPAGAAIDVDNPAFVPQRFRLVIAKDSSVHDCRVIWIQKNRIGLAFVGPEEPARRS; translated from the coding sequence ATGGACGACAAACGAAAGTATCCCCGTATCGACATCGAAGAGCTGGCCTATGTCTCCGCGGGCGGCTCGGTGATGAGCTGCGTCGTGCGCAACATCTCGCCTGCCGGCGCGGCGATCGACGTCGACAATCCCGCCTTCGTTCCCCAGCGTTTTCGCCTCGTCATCGCGAAGGACTCCTCGGTCCACGATTGCCGGGTGATCTGGATCCAGAAGAACCGGATCGGGCTCGCCTTCGTTGGCCCGGAGGAGCCGGCGCGCCGCTCCTGA
- a CDS encoding Spy/CpxP family protein refolding chaperone, whose translation MINPTPPARLRLRRWFALGSVVALLLGAACVANAQGLVKGVQEGAAAGNKAAGPVGGVLGGAIGGVVGVFTGVLGVGNNNQAPANKDASKDAKQPGADKGADAKGAKDANKDAKSGKASKTAKAAKDAPKDATKDVTVLTQNGAPQLTAEQIVANSDSYIERIKTELNLTPDQEKHWYGFSSSMHYLGHNGAERLNLRIARAKRDPPDDIIEQMRNEAQFLIDRAADQRNVADAAEPLFSSLDDKQKEVFIQEMVRLSHERGLD comes from the coding sequence ATGATCAACCCGACGCCGCCCGCGCGGCTTCGCCTGCGACGATGGTTCGCGCTCGGGTCAGTCGTTGCGTTGCTGCTGGGCGCCGCTTGCGTCGCCAATGCGCAGGGCCTGGTCAAAGGTGTTCAGGAGGGCGCGGCCGCCGGCAACAAGGCGGCAGGCCCGGTCGGTGGCGTGCTGGGCGGCGCGATTGGCGGCGTGGTCGGTGTCTTCACCGGCGTGCTCGGGGTCGGCAACAACAACCAGGCGCCGGCCAACAAGGATGCAAGCAAGGACGCGAAGCAGCCGGGGGCCGACAAGGGCGCTGACGCAAAGGGTGCCAAGGACGCGAACAAGGACGCCAAGAGTGGCAAGGCGAGCAAGACCGCCAAGGCCGCCAAGGACGCACCGAAGGACGCGACAAAGGACGTCACCGTTCTCACCCAGAACGGCGCGCCGCAACTCACCGCCGAGCAGATCGTTGCCAACAGCGATTCCTATATCGAGCGCATCAAGACCGAGCTGAACCTCACGCCCGACCAGGAGAAGCACTGGTACGGTTTCTCCAGCTCTATGCACTACCTCGGGCATAATGGCGCGGAGCGGCTCAACCTGCGGATTGCCCGCGCCAAGCGCGATCCGCCGGACGATATCATCGAGCAGATGCGCAACGAGGCGCAGTTCCTGATCGACCGCGCCGCCGACCAGCGCAACGTCGCCGATGCCGCCGAGCCGCTGTTCTCGAGCCTGGATGACAAGCAGAAAGAAGTCTTCATCCAGGAGATGGTCCGCCTCAGCCACGAGCGCGGCCTGGATTGA
- a CDS encoding hydroxyacid dehydrogenase, which yields MATNKKKIFVTQTLSRGARALLTQRDDIELVEFSNLISASDFQAMLTAHAPVHGVALGATRFGEPELEASGDMQVVTRIGVGYDAVDVPALSRRKVPLMVAGSANSPSVAEAALFMMLTLAKRAQELHACVRDNKWADRLGILPFDLYGKTVVVIGFGRIGSRTAKRCLAMEMNVLVYDPYKPAADIKAAGCEPVTDLDAVLPRADFVSIHCPKTPETVGMFNPARIGLMKRTAYLINTARGGIVEEKALHDALTSGRLAGAGLDVFEQEPPPAGHSLFGLPNVIMAPHVAGVTVEAVDRMSEQTARNILSVLDGDPIRQNVINQDVLA from the coding sequence ATGGCGACCAACAAGAAGAAGATTTTTGTCACGCAAACTTTGTCGCGGGGCGCACGCGCCCTTCTCACCCAGCGGGACGACATCGAACTGGTCGAGTTCTCCAATCTGATCTCGGCTTCGGATTTCCAGGCGATGCTGACGGCGCATGCGCCGGTTCATGGCGTGGCGCTCGGCGCGACCCGGTTCGGCGAGCCCGAGCTCGAGGCATCCGGGGACATGCAGGTGGTGACGCGGATCGGCGTCGGCTACGACGCCGTCGACGTGCCCGCCCTCTCCCGCCGCAAGGTGCCGCTGATGGTCGCAGGCAGCGCCAACTCGCCCTCGGTCGCGGAAGCCGCGCTGTTCATGATGCTGACGCTGGCCAAGCGCGCCCAGGAGCTGCACGCCTGCGTGAGGGACAACAAATGGGCCGACCGGCTCGGCATCCTGCCGTTCGATCTCTACGGCAAGACCGTCGTGGTCATCGGCTTCGGCCGCATCGGCAGCCGCACCGCCAAGCGCTGCCTCGCGATGGAAATGAACGTCCTGGTGTACGACCCCTACAAGCCGGCGGCCGACATCAAGGCCGCCGGTTGCGAGCCGGTCACCGATCTCGACGCAGTGCTGCCCCGCGCCGACTTCGTCAGCATCCACTGCCCGAAGACCCCCGAAACCGTCGGCATGTTCAACCCGGCGCGGATCGGCCTGATGAAGCGGACGGCCTATCTCATCAACACCGCGCGCGGCGGTATCGTCGAAGAGAAGGCACTCCATGACGCGCTCACCTCGGGCCGGCTTGCCGGCGCCGGGCTCGACGTGTTCGAGCAGGAGCCGCCGCCGGCCGGACACTCGCTGTTCGGGCTTCCGAACGTGATCATGGCGCCGCATGTGGCCGGCGTCACCGTCGAGGCGGTCGATCGCATGAGCGAGCAGACCGCGCGCAACATTTTGAGCGTGCTCGACGGCGACCCGATCCGCCAGAACGTGATCAACCAGGACGTTCTCGCCTGA
- a CDS encoding ABC transporter ATP-binding protein, with product MADVSLRKVVKRYDDVEAVRGIDLDIADHEFIVLVGPSGCGKSTTLRMIAGLEDISDGDITIGGDVVNDVPPKDRDIAMVFQNYALYPHMTVAENMSFGLRLKHYPKAEIKARVTEAARLLDITDLVDRKPKQLSGGQRQRVAMGRAIVRNPKVFLFDEPLSNLDAKLRVQMRIEIKKVHQKVRTTTVYVTHDQVEAMTLADRVVVMNKGRIEQIGTPNEFYHKPATRFVAGFIGSPAMNFVPCRLEDVGGQLNIRLNDRVSFRLPPARASRYNALPRTDKLQLGIRPEHLTESHAHLEPGVETFDTVLDVTEPMGMETLVYFTLDGTPVCGRVNPNAGAKDGAPMRLAMDLNNMHLLNEATGLVL from the coding sequence ATGGCTGACGTTTCCTTGCGCAAGGTGGTCAAGCGTTACGACGACGTCGAGGCGGTGCGCGGCATCGACCTCGACATCGCCGACCACGAGTTCATCGTGCTGGTGGGCCCGTCGGGCTGCGGCAAGTCGACCACGCTGCGCATGATCGCAGGGCTCGAGGACATCAGTGACGGCGATATCACGATCGGAGGCGACGTCGTCAACGACGTGCCGCCGAAGGACCGCGATATCGCGATGGTGTTCCAGAACTACGCGCTCTATCCGCACATGACGGTCGCCGAGAACATGTCGTTCGGGCTGCGCCTGAAGCACTATCCGAAGGCCGAGATCAAGGCGCGCGTGACGGAAGCCGCCCGGCTCCTCGACATCACCGACCTGGTCGACCGCAAGCCGAAGCAGCTCTCCGGCGGCCAGCGCCAGCGCGTCGCGATGGGGCGCGCCATCGTGCGCAATCCGAAGGTTTTCCTGTTCGACGAGCCGTTGTCCAACCTCGATGCCAAGCTGCGCGTGCAGATGCGGATCGAGATCAAGAAGGTGCATCAGAAGGTGCGGACCACCACGGTCTACGTCACCCACGACCAGGTCGAGGCGATGACGCTGGCCGACCGCGTCGTGGTCATGAACAAGGGCCGCATCGAGCAGATCGGCACGCCGAACGAGTTCTACCACAAGCCGGCGACGCGCTTCGTCGCAGGCTTCATTGGCTCGCCCGCCATGAACTTCGTGCCGTGCCGGCTGGAGGACGTCGGCGGCCAGCTCAACATCCGCCTGAACGACCGCGTCTCCTTCCGGCTGCCGCCTGCGCGCGCCTCGCGCTACAACGCGCTGCCGCGCACCGACAAGCTGCAGCTCGGCATCCGCCCGGAGCACCTCACCGAGTCGCATGCGCATCTGGAGCCCGGGGTGGAGACGTTCGACACCGTGCTCGACGTCACCGAGCCCATGGGCATGGAGACGCTGGTCTACTTCACCCTCGACGGCACGCCGGTCTGTGGCCGCGTCAATCCCAATGCCGGCGCCAAGGACGGGGCACCTATGCGTTTGGCGATGGACCTCAACAACATGCACCTGCTAAACGAGGCGACCGGCCTCGTGCTGTGA
- a CDS encoding IS5 family transposase translates to MRGSDERSGSLFSYVDLEARVRVDHPLRAIRDLANAALGDLSGEFGKLYTDFGRPSIAPEKLLRAMLLQAFYGVRSERHLMERMEFDLLFRWFVGLGVDDAVWDHSTFSKNRDRLLEGEIAAKFLNALLAQPKVKRLLSSDHFSVDGTLIEAWASIKSFRRKDGSDKDQDGPGRNAERSFHKEKRSNETHESTTDPEARLYKKGDGQPAKLCYMGHALMENRNGLAVLGGVSQATGTAEREIALAMIDRRGCAKRVTLGADKAYDVTQFVHDLRDRSVTPHIAINGHLSKTGKRRKTAVDARTTRHDGYDISQRCRKRIEEVFGWIKSSAGLAKVKLRGRDRVDAVFVLALAAYNLIRLPKLLAAPA, encoded by the coding sequence ATGCGGGGAAGTGACGAACGGTCTGGCTCGCTGTTCAGTTATGTTGACCTGGAGGCTCGGGTTCGCGTCGACCACCCGCTGCGGGCGATCAGGGATCTGGCAAATGCGGCGCTGGGCGATCTTTCTGGGGAGTTTGGCAAGCTCTACACGGACTTCGGTCGGCCCTCGATCGCACCGGAGAAACTGCTTCGGGCGATGCTCCTACAGGCGTTCTATGGGGTTCGCTCGGAAAGGCATCTGATGGAACGGATGGAGTTCGATCTTCTGTTCCGCTGGTTCGTCGGGCTTGGGGTGGACGATGCGGTTTGGGACCATTCAACCTTCTCGAAGAACCGCGACCGGCTGCTTGAAGGTGAGATTGCGGCCAAGTTCTTGAACGCGCTTTTGGCGCAGCCGAAGGTGAAGCGTCTTTTGTCGAGCGATCACTTCTCGGTGGACGGCACGCTCATTGAAGCCTGGGCTTCGATCAAGAGCTTCCGGAGGAAGGATGGCAGCGACAAAGATCAGGACGGTCCGGGACGCAATGCCGAGCGCAGCTTCCACAAGGAGAAGCGATCCAACGAGACCCATGAGAGCACGACCGATCCTGAGGCCAGGCTCTATAAAAAGGGCGACGGCCAGCCGGCCAAACTCTGCTATATGGGCCATGCGCTGATGGAGAACCGCAATGGTTTGGCGGTTTTAGGTGGAGTGAGCCAAGCTACTGGCACCGCCGAACGAGAGATTGCGCTTGCCATGATCGACAGGCGCGGGTGTGCGAAGCGGGTCACTCTGGGGGCGGACAAAGCCTACGACGTCACGCAGTTCGTGCATGACCTGAGAGATAGATCGGTTACTCCGCATATCGCGATCAATGGACATCTGAGTAAGACCGGCAAGCGGCGCAAGACGGCGGTCGACGCGCGTACCACGCGTCACGACGGCTATGACATCAGCCAACGCTGCCGCAAACGCATCGAAGAAGTCTTCGGCTGGATCAAGAGTTCCGCTGGCCTGGCCAAGGTCAAGCTGCGAGGCCGCGACCGGGTGGATGCCGTCTTCGTCCTGGCGCTTGCGGCCTATAATCTGATCCGGCTGCCCAAGCTTCTGGCGGCACCGGCATGA
- a CDS encoding carbohydrate ABC transporter permease, giving the protein MSTLAIDKAGPRRNVKNYGSMSRDRAWALRWSYFFLVLFAIFSLTPPLYMLIASLKTSAEISAATNPWWVFHPTLSNYLELLTSNQFLRFFWNSAMVSIVVVIVTMLISIPAAFALARMKFWGSATLATGVFLTYLIPDSLLFIPLFKVFATVQEWTGIPLLNRWYVLLFIYPTLTVPFCTWIMIGYFASIPKELDEAAIIDGASWLQTLTRIFIPVALPGLIAATIFAFTVSWAQFLYPLVFTTSVDQFVLPVGITTTLIKGDVFNWGQIMTGALLGAAPPLIIYAFLMDYYIAGLTAGATKG; this is encoded by the coding sequence ATGAGCACGCTCGCGATCGACAAGGCCGGCCCCCGGCGCAACGTCAAGAACTATGGCAGCATGAGCCGCGACCGCGCCTGGGCGCTACGCTGGTCCTACTTCTTCCTCGTGCTGTTCGCGATCTTCTCGCTGACGCCGCCGCTCTACATGCTGATCGCCTCGCTGAAGACCAGCGCGGAAATCTCCGCCGCCACCAACCCCTGGTGGGTGTTTCATCCAACGCTGTCGAATTACCTCGAGCTCCTGACCTCGAACCAGTTTCTGCGTTTCTTCTGGAATTCGGCGATGGTCTCGATCGTGGTGGTGATCGTGACCATGTTGATCAGCATTCCGGCCGCGTTTGCGCTGGCGCGGATGAAGTTCTGGGGCTCCGCGACGCTGGCGACCGGGGTCTTCCTGACCTACCTGATCCCGGACAGCCTGCTGTTCATCCCGCTTTTCAAGGTCTTCGCGACCGTTCAGGAGTGGACCGGCATTCCACTGCTCAACAGATGGTATGTGCTGCTGTTCATCTATCCGACGCTGACGGTGCCGTTCTGCACCTGGATCATGATCGGCTATTTCGCCTCGATCCCGAAAGAGCTTGACGAGGCCGCCATCATTGACGGCGCGTCCTGGCTCCAGACGCTGACGCGGATTTTCATTCCGGTTGCCCTGCCGGGGCTGATCGCAGCGACCATCTTTGCTTTCACGGTGTCCTGGGCGCAGTTCCTCTATCCCCTGGTGTTCACGACATCCGTGGACCAGTTCGTGCTGCCGGTCGGCATCACCACGACGCTGATCAAGGGCGACGTCTTCAACTGGGGGCAGATCATGACCGGCGCGCTGCTCGGTGCGGCACCGCCGCTGATCATCTACGCCTTCCTGATGGACTACTACATTGCCGGCCTGACGGCCGGTGCGACAAAGGGTTGA